A genomic segment from Drosophila miranda strain MSH22 chromosome 3, D.miranda_PacBio2.1, whole genome shotgun sequence encodes:
- the LOC117188056 gene encoding vesicle-associated membrane protein 7-like: MPILYSVISRGTTVLAKFAECVGNFAEVTEHIIGRIGVHNHKMTYTHGDYLIHYSCDNKLVYMCITDNEFEKSRAFFFLADIKQKFIQTYGLQVATAIAYAMNTEFSKVLAQQMVYFSQSSAVDNISRVHGQIDELKDIMVKNIDSLRDRGEKLELLVNKTENLSNNSVAFRKASRNLARQMFWKKIRVYVVVGIVIIFIIYVIVSMFCGGLAWQTCV; the protein is encoded by the exons ATGCCGATATTGTATAGCGTCATCTCGCGCGGCACCACGGTGCTAGCCAAGTTTGCAGAGTGCGTTGGAAACTTTGCCGAAGTGACGGAGCACATTATTGGTCGGATTGGGGTGCACAACCACAAGATGACCTACACCCACGGCGACTATCTAATTCACTACTCATGCGACAACAAGCTAGTTTACATGTGCATAACCGACAAT GAGTTTGAAAAATCGCGAGCTTTCTTTTTTCTGGCGGATATCAAGCAAAAATTCATACAGACCTATGGGCTGCAGGTGGCCACGGCAATCGCCTATGCCATGAATACGGAGTTCTCGAAAGTACTGGCCCAGCAGATGGTCTACTTTAGCCAGTCGAGTGCTGTTGATAATATTTCTCGCGTCCATGGCCAGATTGACGAACTGAAAGACATCATGGTTAAGAATATTG ACAGTCTACGTGATCGTGGCGAAAAATTGGAGCTGCTCGTCAATAAAACAGAAAACTTGAGCAATAAC TCGGTTGCATTCCGCAAGGCATCAAGAAACTTGGCGCGGCAGATGTTTTGGAAGAAAATTCGTGTCTATGTTGTTGTTGGGATAGTGATAATATTTATAATCTATGTTATTGTGAGCATGTTCTGCGGCGGTCTCGCCTGGCAGACGTGCGTTTAG
- the LOC108158492 gene encoding mitochondrial amidoxime reducing component 2-like — protein MANSSSSLDISPKTLIGVGVGLAVVGGASFFLYRRYLQYRDAMPQKWRRVGTLQRINLFPVKSCAPLNLTPGLEYDCDVLGLSFEGIRDRTLMVLDESNTMVTARGYPQMLLIKSRKVSVNGLIFSAPGMPDLEFDFENLQSPGQDLHTSVWGAPVDAMICGDRFNKWFSQFILKTETGLKLVHYPYPKAVKIINPRLKHMPYIKQVDSGTFNDATSYMLMNLSSVADLNTRIKNPVDPLQFRGNFELKADVDEPYAEDHWQWVRIGDEAVFRSVAPCTRCILPNINVNTAERDIDGEPLKTLRSFRLFNYSSPELGIHLGLRQPGKVKANDVVYVEDK, from the exons ATGGCAA ACAGCAGCTCCAGCTTGGACATTAGTCCGAAGACACTCATCGGAGTGGGCGTTGGCTTGGCAGTGGTGGGAGGGGCGAGCTTTTTTCTCTACCGCCGGTATTTACAATACAGAGATGCTATGCCACAGAAGTGGAGGCGCGTGGGAACGCTGCAGCGAATCAACTTATTTCCGGTCAAATCCTGTGCTCCACTCAACTTGACACCAGGCCTCGAGTACGATTGCGATGTGCTTGGATTGTCATTCGAGGGAATACGCGACCGCACGCTAATGGTGCTCGACGAAAGCAACACGATGGTGACGGCACGGGGCTATCCTCAAATGTTATTGATAAAGTCACGGAAAGTCTCGGTCAATGGCCTCATATTCAGCGCCCCGGGAATGCCCGATTTGGAATTTGATTTCGAAAACTTGCAGAGTCCTGGCCAGGATTTGCATACATCCGTTTGGGGCGCACCGGTGGATGCTATGATTTGCGGCGACCGGTTTAACAAGTGGTTCTCTCAGTTCATCTTGAAGACGGAGACCGGACTGAAGCTGGTTCACTACCCTTACCCGAAGGCCGTGAAGATCATCAATCCACGATTGAAGCACATGCCCTATATAAAGCAAGTGGATTCG GGCACCTTCAACGATGCGACAAGCTATATGCTCATGAATCTGTCATCGGTGGCCGATCTAAACACTCGAATTAAGAATCCCGTAGATCCGCTACAATTTCGAGGTAACTTCGAATTGAAAGCTGATGTAGACGAGCCCTATGCGGAGGATCATTGGCAATGGGTTCGCATTGGTGATGAGGCAGTTTTCCGTTCAGTGGCTCCTTGCACGCGTTGCATTCTACCGAATATTAATGTCAACACAGCGGAGCGGGACATCGACGGCGAACCGTTGAAGACTTTGAGAAG CTTTCGTCTGTTCAACTATAGCTCCCCAGAACTGGGCATACATTTGGGTCTCCGGCAGCCAGGCAAAGTTAAAGCCAATGATGTTGTGTATGTTGAGGACAAGTAA
- the LOC108158493 gene encoding mitochondrial amidoxime-reducing component 1-like isoform X2 encodes MANSSSSLDISPKTLFGVGVGLAVVGGASFFSTAAIYNTEMLCPRSGGAWERCSGSTYFQSSPVLHLTRHRAASTIAMYLGTFNDGTSYMLMNLSSVDDLNTRLKNPVKPLQFRGGFEIKCDEHEPYAEDNWQWVRIGDEAVFRQVAPRTLCIVPNVNDNTGKRDVEGEPLKTLKSYRSFNHSSPLLGIHLGLRQPGKVKANDVVYVGEK; translated from the exons ATGGCAA ACAGCAGCTCCAGCTTGGACATTAGTCCGAAGACACTCTTCGGAGTGGGCGTTGGCTTGGCAGTGGTGGGAGGGGCGAGCTTTTTCTCTACCGCCGCTATTTACAATACCGAGATGCTATGCCCCAGAAGTGGAGGCGCGTGGGAACGCTGCAGCGGATCAACTTATTTCCAATCAAGTCCTGTGCTTCACTTGACTCGGCACCGTGCCGCGAGTACGATTGCGATGTACTTG GGAACTTTTAATGATGGGACGAGCTACATGCTCATGAATCTGTCATCGGTCGACGACCTAAACACTCGACTAAAGAATCCAGTAAAACCGCTGCAATTTCGAGGTGGCTTCGAAATAAAATGCGACGAGCACGAGCCCTATGCGGAGGACAATTGGCAATGGGTTCGCATTGGTGATGAGGCCGTTTTTCGTCAAGTAGCTCCGCGCACACTGTGCATTGTACCGAATGTTAATGACAATACAGGAAAGCGGGACGTCGAGGGCGAACCGTTGAAGACTTTGAAAAG CTATCGCTCGTTCAACCATAGCTCCCCACTTCTGGGCATACATTTGGGTCTCCGGCAGCCAGGAAAAGTTAAGGCCAATGATGTTGTGTATGTTGGGGAAAAGTAA
- the LOC108158493 gene encoding mitochondrial amidoxime-reducing component 1-like isoform X1, producing the protein MPQKWRRVGTLQRINLFPIKSCASLDSAPCREYDCDVLGMSIDGIRDRTLMLLDENNTMVTARGYPHMKLIKPWQVSDNGLIISAPEMPELELDFKNLESPGQDLRTSIWGAPVDAKLCGDRFNKWFSQFILEKNTGLKLVHYPYPKPVKIICDDLKNMPFMRQEDSGTFNDGTSYMLMNLSSVDDLNTRLKNPVKPLQFRGGFEIKCDEHEPYAEDNWQWVRIGDEAVFRQVAPRTLCIVPNVNDNTGKRDVEGEPLKTLKSYRSFNHSSPLLGIHLGLRQPGKVKANDVVYVGEK; encoded by the exons ATGCCCCAGAAGTGGAGGCGCGTGGGAACGCTGCAGCGGATCAACTTATTTCCAATCAAGTCCTGTGCTTCACTTGACTCGGCACCGTGCCGCGAGTACGATTGCGATGTACTTGGTATGTCAATCGATGGAATACGCGATCGCACATTAATGCTACTCGATGAAAATAACACTATGGTGACGGCAAGAGGTTATCCCCATATGAAGTTAATAAAGCCATGGCAAGTCTCGGACAATGGTCTCATAATTAGCGCACCAGAAATGCCCGAATTGGAACTTGATTTCAAGAACTTGGAGAGTCCTGGCCAGGATTTGCGTACATCCATTTGGGGTGCCCCCGTTGATGCTAAGCTTTGTGGCGACCGGTTTAACAAGTGGTTCTCTCAGTTCATCTTGGAGAAGAACACCGGATTAAAGCTAGTGCACTATCCGTACCCAAAGCCAGTGAAGATAATTTGTGACGACTTGAAGAACATGCCCTTCATGAGACAAGAGGATTCG GGAACTTTTAATGATGGGACGAGCTACATGCTCATGAATCTGTCATCGGTCGACGACCTAAACACTCGACTAAAGAATCCAGTAAAACCGCTGCAATTTCGAGGTGGCTTCGAAATAAAATGCGACGAGCACGAGCCCTATGCGGAGGACAATTGGCAATGGGTTCGCATTGGTGATGAGGCCGTTTTTCGTCAAGTAGCTCCGCGCACACTGTGCATTGTACCGAATGTTAATGACAATACAGGAAAGCGGGACGTCGAGGGCGAACCGTTGAAGACTTTGAAAAG CTATCGCTCGTTCAACCATAGCTCCCCACTTCTGGGCATACATTTGGGTCTCCGGCAGCCAGGAAAAGTTAAGGCCAATGATGTTGTGTATGTTGGGGAAAAGTAA
- the LOC108158493 gene encoding mitochondrial amidoxime-reducing component 1-like isoform X4, producing the protein MLMNLSSVDDLNTRLKNPVKPLQFRGGFEIKCDEHEPYAEDNWQWVRIGDEAVFRQVAPRTLCIVPNVNDNTGKRDVEGEPLKTLKSYRSFNHSSPLLGIHLGLRQPGKVKANDVVYVGEK; encoded by the exons ATGCTCATGAATCTGTCATCGGTCGACGACCTAAACACTCGACTAAAGAATCCAGTAAAACCGCTGCAATTTCGAGGTGGCTTCGAAATAAAATGCGACGAGCACGAGCCCTATGCGGAGGACAATTGGCAATGGGTTCGCATTGGTGATGAGGCCGTTTTTCGTCAAGTAGCTCCGCGCACACTGTGCATTGTACCGAATGTTAATGACAATACAGGAAAGCGGGACGTCGAGGGCGAACCGTTGAAGACTTTGAAAAG CTATCGCTCGTTCAACCATAGCTCCCCACTTCTGGGCATACATTTGGGTCTCCGGCAGCCAGGAAAAGTTAAGGCCAATGATGTTGTGTATGTTGGGGAAAAGTAA
- the LOC108158493 gene encoding mitochondrial amidoxime reducing component 2-like isoform X3 yields MPQKWRRVGTLQRINLFPIKSCASLDSAPCREYDCDVLGMSIDGIRDRTLMLLDENNTMVTARGYPHMKLIKPWQVSDNGLIISAPEMPELELDFKNLESPGQDLRTSIWGAPVDAKLCGDRFNKWFSQFILEKNTGLKLVHYPYPKPVKIICDDLKNMPFMRQEDSVGTNLKCRCKILLIVMSSVVSSNCLKWNF; encoded by the exons ATGCCCCAGAAGTGGAGGCGCGTGGGAACGCTGCAGCGGATCAACTTATTTCCAATCAAGTCCTGTGCTTCACTTGACTCGGCACCGTGCCGCGAGTACGATTGCGATGTACTTGGTATGTCAATCGATGGAATACGCGATCGCACATTAATGCTACTCGATGAAAATAACACTATGGTGACGGCAAGAGGTTATCCCCATATGAAGTTAATAAAGCCATGGCAAGTCTCGGACAATGGTCTCATAATTAGCGCACCAGAAATGCCCGAATTGGAACTTGATTTCAAGAACTTGGAGAGTCCTGGCCAGGATTTGCGTACATCCATTTGGGGTGCCCCCGTTGATGCTAAGCTTTGTGGCGACCGGTTTAACAAGTGGTTCTCTCAGTTCATCTTGGAGAAGAACACCGGATTAAAGCTAGTGCACTATCCGTACCCAAAGCCAGTGAAGATAATTTGTGACGACTTGAAGAACATGCCCTTCATGAGACAAGAGGATTCGGTAGGTACCAACTTAAAGTGTAGATGTAAGATCCTGCTCATTGTGATGTCTTCAGTTGTATCCTCAAATTGCCTAAAGT GGAACTTTTAA
- the LOC108158495 gene encoding U7 snRNA-associated Sm-like protein LSm11 encodes MNDNEAMEPHTETREVSAAPDPELDVCSEHFNPLRALYEPNYKITEVPPKVLYQNLAAFESALKKFGVWQLNKRQKSGTSAGPGQADQKSSLPCTSKSVMVLEEAPQRRFEPHQMPMVSTVNKKHQRNIFTYMETTVGPLELLKKCIVAPALENNSKIRVRVVVRKEREIGGSVEGELVAYDKQWNLLLRNGTETWKRRKYNFGEQKLCGAPVDCSARLRDLGIVLPTVEVKSLNRKNVQVKRDLPQVLIRGENVVLVSLID; translated from the coding sequence ATGAATGACAACGAAGCTATGGAGCCGCATACGGAAACACGTGAAGTGTCAGCAGCCCCAGATCCTGAGCTGGATGTATGCAGCGAACACTTTAACCCACTGCGAGCGCTCTATGAGCCAAATTATAAAATAACAGAAGTACCTCCGAAAGTGCTGTATCAAAACCTAGCCGCTTTCGAGAGTGCTCTTAAAAAGTTTGGAGTATGGCAACTGAACAAGAGACAGAAATCTGGAACGTCGGCGGGACCTGGCCAAGCAGACCAAAAGTCTTCTTTGCCTTGCACTTCCAAGTCTGTGATGGTGCTGGAAGAAGCTCCCCAGCGTCGTTTTGAGCCCCATCAAATGCCAATGGTCAGCACTGTAAACAAGAAACATCAACGGAATATTTTTACATACATGGAGACGACGGTGGGCCCCCTAGAACTGTTGAAGAAATGCATAGTCGCACCAGCTCTAGAGAACAATTCAAAGATCCGCGTGCGGGTGGTAGTCCGCAAGGAACGAGAGATAGGTGGCAGTGTCGAAGGCGAATTGGTGGCCTACGATAAACAGTGGAATCTCCTCTTGAGGAATGGCACAGAGACATGGAAGCGGCGCAAATACAATTTTGGAGAGCAGAAACTTTGTGGAGCGCCTGTTGATTGCAGTGCTCGTCTTAGGGATTTAGGAATAGTTCTTCCCACAGTAGAGGTGAAGAGCTTGAATCGAAAGAATGTACAGGTAAAACGGGACCTGCCACAGGTCTTAATACGAGGGGAAAATGTGGTACTAGTAAGTTTAATTGATTAA
- the LOC108158494 gene encoding uncharacterized protein LOC108158494, which translates to MLEGWYCRSLANQEEGAVKDEPHQQESDEEQPARNIGHANARGAPASSSSASAGTANNASAVDYKDRYKNLKRKLKFLIYENEYFQDLLHTNQRRLLKVSRDRTFLLDRLLLYEHPAKDSSDSEATDSSDSEQATPSTSTAAGGSQTPKETIRKKYKEKGASVATATPPHQPIVGAARGRRRKVLTGALSSNHGQQAAGKRQLTATVPPSQQPLLSAVSLSTAEITRQLQERRPTPIELMSPECTSATVPTTMLSDESPSKCYPNESLHHLMEDDSHSQEVAAEECVAMEYTT; encoded by the exons ATGCTTGAGGGCTGGTACTGTCGATCCCTTGCCAATCAAGAGGAGGGCGCTGTTAAGGACGAGCCTCATCAGCAGGAGAGCGATGAGGAACAGCCCGCGCGGAACATTGGCCATGCGAACGCCAGGGGAGCACCAGCAAGTTCATCTTCAGCGTCTGCAGGAACGGCGAATAATGCGAGTGCCGTAGATTACAAGGATCGTTACAAGAACTTGAAGCGAAAACTGAAGTTTCTCATTTAT GAAAACGAGTACTTTCAGGATTTGCTGCACACGAATCAGCGACGCTTACTAAAGGTGTCTCGAGACCGTACTTTCCTTCTTGATCGTTTGCTGCTGTACGAGCACCCCGCCAAGGACTCAAGTGACAGCGAGGCCACAGACAGCTCCGATTCGGAACAAGCCACGCCATCCACGTCCACAGCAGCTGGAGGCTCGCAGACACCGAAGGAGACCATTCGAAAAAAGTACAAAGAAAAGGGAGCATCCGTTGCAACTGCAACTCCGCCTCACCAGCCTATTGTTGGTGCCGCTCGTGGTCGCAGACGCAAAGTATTGACTGGAGCGCTGTCGTCAAACCACGGACAGCAGGCAGCCGGGAAACGGCAGCTGACGGCCACAGTACCTCCTTCTCAACAGCCGCTACTTTCAGCTGTCTCCCTAAGCACAGCTGAGATCACACGTCAGTTGCAAGAGCGACGTCCGACGCCAATAGAACTTATGAGCCCAGAGTGTACTTCGGCCACTGTTCCCACAACAATGCTCAGCGATGAAAGCCCATCTAAATG CTATCCCAATGAAAGCTTGCACCATCTGATGGAGGACGACTCACATTCACAAGAGGTAGCCGCTGAAGAGTGCGTTGCAATGGAGTACACCACTTAA
- the LOC108158491 gene encoding peroxisomal (S)-2-hydroxy-acid oxidase GLO5 yields the protein MALVCVEDFEKKAAGKLEKNALDYYRSGAGEQFTLGLNREAFRRLRLRPRCLRDVSRLDISCSIFGEQMKWPLGIAPTAMQKMAHSDGEVGNARAAGKAGSIFILSTLSTTSLEDLAAGAPDTCKWFQLYIYKDRTITEKLVRRAEKANFKALVLTIDAPIFGHRRADVRNNFSLPSHLTLANFQGVKATGVATTSMGASGINEYVSSQFDPTITWQDIKWLKSITHLPIVVKGILTAEDAVLAKEFGCAGIIVSNHGARQIDTVPASIEALPEVAKAVGNDLLVMLDGGIMQGNDIFKALALGAKTVFVGRPAVWGLAYNGQMGVEEMLGVLRKDFEITMALIGCQTLKDIQSSMVVHESLYSKL from the exons ATGGCGTTGGTGTGTGTGGAGGACTTTGAGAAGAAAGCAGCAGGGAAGCTGGAAAAAAATGCACTGGACTATTACAGAAGCGGGGCAGGGGAGCAGTTTACACTGGGGCTAAATCGTGAAGCCTTCCGAAGACTACGCCTCCGTCCCCGGTGCCTGAGAGACGTTTCCCGCCTGGACATTAGCTGTTCGATCTTTGGAGAGCAAATGAAATGGCCACTTGGCATTGCACCGACTGCAATGCAGAAAATGGCTCATTCAGATGGCGAAGTGGGCAATGCAagagctgctggaaaagccGGATCCATATTCATTCTCAGCACCCTCTCGACCACATCGCTGGAGGACTTGGCCGCCGGCGCGCCCGACACCTGCAAATGGTTCCAGTTGTACATCTACAAAGACCG CACAATTACTGAGAAACTGGTACGCCGTGCGGAGAAGGCCAATTTCAAGGCTCTTGTCCTGACCATTGATGCCCCAATCTTCGGACATCGCCGTGCTGATGTTCGCAATAACTTCAGCTTACCATCCCACTTGACTTTGGCCAACTTCCAGGGTGTGAAGGCCACCGGCGTGGCCACTACTTCAATGGGCGCCTCTGGCATCAATGAGTACGTGTCCAGCCAGTTCGATCCCACTATAACCTGGCAGGATATCAAGTGGCTGAAGAGCATTACTCACCTGCCCATCGTCGTAAAGGGTATTTTGACTGCAGAGGACGCTGTGCTCGCCAAAGAGTTTGGCTGCGCCGGGATCATCGTGTCCAATCATGGAGCCCGCCAAATAGACACAGTCCCAGCCTCGATAGAGGCCCTTCCCGAAGTGGCGAAGGCTGTGGGCAATGACCTGCTGGTTATGCTGGATGGGGGAATCATGCAGGGTAATGATATCTTCAAAGCCCTAGCTCTGGGAGCCAAGACTGTCTTTGTCGGTCGCCCTGCTGTCTGGGGTCTAGCGTACAACGGACAGATGGGTGTTGAGGAAATGTTGGGTGTGCTCAGAAAGGATTTCGAGATCACAATGGCATTGATCGGCTGCCAAACACTGAAAGATATTCAATCGTCGATGGTGGTGCATGAGTCGCTATATTCAAAGCTTTGA